The genomic window CACTAAGTGCAGGAGTTAGACAAGGATGGATAGCAAATGAAAAATTCAgctctgccaactggacaaaagttttagagtgaagacgtttcactgctgaTCCAAGTGACTTCTTCTGTTCTGGTTAGATtcttggtggacactgccttatatctacctgaagggaggagctaataactacactgaaactaacaaacCTATGTGTatacagtttcagttttttaGCTAGgccactctaaaacttttgtccagttgacagaatagattttttcttttgctatggatcataccatatggacaactgagggattccaCAGACAGAAGGATGAATAGATGCAAACAGAGCATTATTTGTATATTCTTAATGCAATTTGaggtttgttgtttttactgtaGCCTATGCCTAATATTTCATAAATTAACTAACATGATTTTAAATAATCTCTACAGCAAATCCGGCAGGAGCTCTTGGACTCCCAATTAAAGGTGGCCTCCCTCCAGGACATGTCACTGCAGTTGCTGGTCAACGCTGAAGGCAGTGACTGTCTGGAGGCCAAAGAGAAGGTTCACGTCATTGGAAACAGACTCAAACTGCTGCTGAAGGAGGTCACCCGGGACCTGAGAGAGCTGGCCAAGATCTTAGACATCACAAGCAGTCAGCAGGTGAGTCAGGAGGTCCTAAAATCCACTACTGATGGGtatattttttgcataaatTTTACATACTATAATTTCACCACAAAACATACACTTTTCTAAATTAATGGTGCTCACTTTTGTAGGAGTGAATCgtttatttgacattttgacaACTTTTTCCCTCATATCAGGATCTGTCCTCTTGGTCTTCTGCGGACGATCTGGACACCTCTGGATCTCTCAGCCCGGTCTCTGGAAGGAGCACACCAAGTCGACGGCGATCGGTAACAAACACACCCATAACAACTGCACTTCTACACTGGTTCAAACTGGGATTGTTGGTGaattttttggcttgtttttttaataatggtTTTAACCTCTGCCCCTGAATGCCCTCCCCCCGAAGGCCAGATCCACCTACCTCTTCCATCCCCAAATCTCTCCTCCTTACCGCATCTCTCTACACCTGTGGTTTTCAAACTGTGGGGGCAAGTACCGGTAGTGTAACAGAGAATGGTATTGTTTAACCTATGTTTTGAATATACAGGCTGTTTAACTGCCTTTTGCTATGGATTGATCTCAAAATGTAGATCAGTTAGCTTAGTAGTGCtgctatatgttttttttttttacttttgtcttgCCTTATATGTGGCTAAGAACTTAGTAGTAAGTGATTTCtgagtttgagaaccacttcTGTGATCATCAGCTTTACTTCCCtatttcctctcttctctctcaatTTCCACGAattcctgtttttttctgcaccaTTCCTCTTAGATCCTTCcatgaaatatttttattgctaattaTTCTTTAAACTTTAATTTCAGCAATTTTTTTCTCCAAGTGTCTGTCCTGCAAATCTTTCCTTCCTCTTAACAGTCCTAATTTGGTTCGATTCAATTTGTCTTTGAAACACtggaaaaaacatttacaagttGAATTTACATAAGTCATATTTGATATTTGATGCTACAATAAGCAAGCTTgggacattttaattaaatctaAGTACCAGTCCAAATAAGCATGCCACTACTACCACTTTGTGCAATATATATTCAAAGTTTTATTGCACTTTGAAAAATATTCCCTAATACCCAAAAGCTATCATCTGTTGTCATCATTTGCTTCTTGTTATTTTTGGGGATCATCGATAGCTTTGTTCATAATTTGCCTGGACTGAAAaatactttctttcttttaccCCTCCCCCCTGTTCATTGCAAACAGCAACGGGGCAAAAGTAGGGTGTCACAGCCCGGAGCGTCTGTGAGCAGTCAACACCTAAGGTACATGTCTGTTGGTTTCTAGCACACACAGAAGATAATGGAAATCACCCATGATGCATTGGGTGGAgactatttgtttaaaaaaaatatagattaaagAGTTTGTGGATGCTTTGGAGAAATGGTTTTGTGGAGTATACGCGCATGACAGTGACTTCCATCATCTTCTGCACGTCTAGACCCTGTGTTACGGTTAGGGAGGTGAGACAGACAGCAGAGGAACAGTGGACAGTGTGATCAGAGGCTGGACCAAAAGAACATATccattcacttagtccattgCTTGGTGCGATTGACTGCTTAGAAAGCCTGACTAAACTAGTTTGTATAGGTAGTTTACAGATAGAAAGTTAATTTTTGTTGTTATACATGCAAGTTGTACAAAACCAAATTACTTAGGTTCAAAATGACATCATACTTAGAGGTAGGTTTTGGTTAAGCGTAGTATTGTATTCTTTGACATTACATTCTATGCTGGAAAGAGGGCAAAAGGTGCCTTCCTATATAGAAATAAACATTGTATATGTAGAATTTGATTTTAGTcctatgaaatattaaaatcactATTGTTAACCATAAACTGTCTCAAGGTACTTAACAAACTTCAAAAGACAACACATGTCTTAAAGTTTGACTGGCCTTATATAtcaatggactttttttttcttttgtaatcttgattgtatgtttttatatattgttgaTCTATTCTGGTGACACTTTTTGTCACATTGTAGCCAATGTCCCTCTGTCCACCTCCTGCTGCAGTCTCAATGGTAGTAggtcaaacatttaaaaaatgaaatgtgcaAGCCCTCTTCTTGCTTAATATCGCTGACAAAACTCTCTACTTCAACAATTCCACTCTACTCCTAACATCTTTTTGGCTGTAACTGAGCACACACAGCCAGTTTTCCTCAAATTGCCGAGTGTCTGCAATGAACAATACAATCGCTTCACTCTCTGTCGCTTTCTCTTTTGTCtgacattttcttctgctaCTACTTCACTGACTCTCCACCATCTCCCCTCAGTCTGTCATCTGTGAGTCTAGCCTCTCAGTGGTAAGGGGCACTTCTGGTAACTCCATAGATAGATAGTGCAACATGTATCCATTCATATTTAATCATTTGTCACATCTAAACCAGcattacagactaataataataacttctTTTGAAGCAGAGTTTTCTGAGGGTGATGGTGACTTTAACAAACAATATTTTATCTTCAAAACTGTGCTGTGCTTTTCTTGCCTTAGCATGCTTTTGCACTTTTCTACAGGATATAAAGCATAAAATCTAttgtaatgaaataaactgCTCATAGTTGCAGCATGCCTTTGTCTTCCCTAACACAGCAGATGAATGCGAGCTCGTACATGTATTCATTTGCCTTGGAAACTGTCATGTGACTGTCTCCATACATGTCTGTATCAGTCGGACAGCATGGACTTCACAATGTTAAACTGACATTGCCTTGAACCATGTTAGGCATGTCTCTCCTCTTATTTGGATTGaacttttctgcacattctgagTAAATTAGAGTGTAACCCTACTCAATTTAATGtagttattttatatataaattatttagGCAGTACTTGCTACTGGTTACACATAAACttgaaaataacatttatagtttgtttgtttatttatttatttatttttggataaACAATAGTATACCAAACAAACATGCCATGTAAAATATATGCAGCAATACCTGACCTAATTCTTTCTTCTTCAGGATCAGGATGACTTGGGCAAGGGTACATTTTCATGTGGGGCTAATACAGTATAACACAATGAGATTTAAAGCCTAATATCCACAAACTTAAACAGTTTtccttattttttataattgaaATATGCACTATTCTTACATTTTTTTAGCAAATCACTGTCTTAAGCTTTGGCTAAGTGTAATgatggtttgtttttgtgcgAGCAGGTATCTCGGCGCTGGGTCCGCTTCCTTCCATTCTGACTCCTCTGAATCTACTTcctggggtcagaggtcgtTCATGAGGCGCGTCCTGTGGGTGGCACTGCCGTTCCAGGTCCTCCTGCTGCTGTTAGTGCTACTGGCCTTCATCATACCCATGACGGAGGAAGACTACTGTGCCCAGTCCAATAACTTTGCTCATTCACTTTACCCAATGCTCAGCTACAGGAACGGTCCACCCCCAGTATAGACTCAACAGACACtttcagtattttttgctcaaatcatGTTGAAATTCCCTTTAATACTGGAAGTATTTTCCATTTCTTCACCTGCAGTGTATGCTGTGCTGAAcaattagggctgcacaatatgtcaAAAGATgacaatttttatatttttacactggTCTTTAGTTCCTATTTCATCATTTGTAGTGTGCTGTGTTTTGCTCCCTGATGCATCTCTATAATTTAAACTTatcttttgtgtctgtaaaaaaTATAGTAACATGACTTGCAAAATCATAAAATAGTGCCTGGATATTTATTTTGAACTGGAAAGAATATGTGTAAGATTATTTGAATCAACAtcaaaactttttttgttttgtttatacaaATCCAATGTTAGGACAACCTGCATgcacttttgactttttttttttttgcaatatattgtgcaacCCTAATCTAAATACTGCTGTGTCAAATACAATGGATCTTCTTAACAAACCAAactgtctcttctcttcccaTTAACCTCAAATGTCTTGAATGTTATATGTCTTCAAATGGAGTAGCACCAAAGTTTGAACTGCTATAGCCTGTGACTCTGCTTGTTACTGAGATTTGTACAGAAACATTGAATACTGTATACCTtacattgcatttatttttgtacctGTATTTTGGCATGCAGTAAATCACACAGGTTGCTTTGTAATCACTTCCTTCACTGTCTGTGTCCATTTTTAACTCCCATGAAACGAATTGTGTAATGACAGTCATTCATGaagtttgtacattttattttttaacatgaaTTATGACTGTGAGATTATAACATATAGAActattgtatattttgtatgaCTGTTGATGAAATGTATGGCATTATATTATACCCTGTATATAATGGAAAAGTATATAATGTAACTGTATGTACATGCCAACAGAAACAATGAATGCCAAATCCTTATTTTGACACCTGGCTTATTATTTCACTCATTATTCATACTACAGTCTTGAGGTGAATTACTTCTTTTTACTATTACAATCTAAATCCATAGTAACCCTGTGGGCACATAGCAGTGTTAATtggtaaaaatctgaaattattATGAGAATTTAagtaagtattaaagtactgtacttgtaTGAATAGCATAAATGTATACAGTCGCAGTGCAGTACTGGGCtaatcaatacaaatacaaagtgTGAGGCAAAGTTACTGAAAAGAAATGTGCTATTTGAATGCAATACCAGAGTCGTTCAGACTATGTGATCTTGCTGTAGACATGTCTACTGAAGATTCAGGGTAATGTTGGTTTTGGGGCACCCTCTGTTGGTGAGCGGGACAGAGCCAAAGCCTTCCATCACAGGgatgcaggtggtggtgatggtggtgatgaTTAAGAGCAGAATCCAGGAGTTGGAGGACTTCATGATTAGAAACATCCCCAACAGAGGTATCCAAACCGACTATCTGGGAAACATCCGTGCGGAAATCTGCCAGCTATAGAGGTAAAAGAAAgaattataaataaatcataatataaaatctgtttattacacaaaaaacacataggaCAGTGCAATTATAAAGAACTAAAAGTAATCCAAACAAAGACCCAGTCTGAACAAatcaaattgtattatttttgcctTTCAGTCCTCGGTTGCCCCTTgttacctctctctccttctctgacaACAGTTTCAGGCTCTGTCTCAGGGTGCTGAGCTCTTGCTGGTCCTCTTTACTCCTCCTGTCTTTCACttccaggtcagaggtcacagaggttaGTTTCTTCTCCACTTTGACCTTTCTCTCTTCCAACTGGTCcagtttcttcttctgctcctgtACTGTCTGGTTCTGCTCCATCACTTTTAACTTAATTCATCAGACACAACAAACaccatattttgttttagtatcattgtattttatttcacttaaaCTCAAAGCACATTATGTATAGCCATTATAAAGAGTATAATTTTGGTCTCACTCTGAAGCCACAGCTGCACTGGGGCAGACTCACTTAAGTATGGCTGCCAATCTCCACATTTGCTCCCTCCAACCACCATCAACCACACACtcacatgacacaaacacattattacATTGGCACAGTTGGTGAAGTGTCACATGAATAGGGCttctaacatttattttaatagtcaaaatgtcagtgttattattatttttattattttcagtgaGTTGACTAGtcaaactattatttttattgtacagtgagaaaaaaacaacaacattttaaccTAATAAAGATTGAAATATTGTGACAGAAGGCTTGTagatagagaatatttacaaataatctGTGTTAGCCCTATCAAAACATGATAATGATATTTTGACTAGTCACAATTATtccagttgttttgttttattcacacatgtttattacaGCTACCTTGTGCcttgtttagtagagactggcagtttcagggctgaaatcatccaaatgattctagtgaaggtgtatggagtttataaacacagtggatcacttcctgtattaccacatgacatcacaaggtggagtgttttctgtttgagagaagaactcagcctaaatatgtgggATGGGatgtggtatgtttttgatgaggaaacaacatcactctataacataacatagatttaaaaaatagcgtaatatgggcccttcaaCTTTTGCAGCCCTAGACATGAATAAGCAATAGGATTATCAATGCATGTTAGCGTGTTGCgtatcaaacattttttttggtgTCTGTTTTAGTGGGTTTAAAATATGTCTCTAAGCAGTGTATAGTCCTCTTGAGCTGGAGCCTGGCCGTACACCCATGCCCTGTACCTTCAGCTCGTCGGTGTGGCTCAGCTGGGCCTTGAGCTCGGTGGTGGACAGTCTGGTGGCTCGGAGCTCAGACTGAAGTCTCTCCACTTTCTTCTGCAGTCGTTTATTCTCAGCCTGGGCGTCCTCTCTATGAATGGCCAGTGCAGACctgctcctccgctcctcctccagctccagaaCCTTCTTCCTCAAAAGCTGGATGTGCAAACTTCTGCTCTCCAACTGGTCCTTCTGAGATTTTAACTGCAATGATCAAGAGGAAATGGGGTTCTCACAAGAAAGCATTGTTATAGCCTATTGTATTACTACGACATTCAGGTCAGGGAACAAACTGAGCTGCTACGTATTAAAAGGTAAAATTCTTGACAtagaaaaaaactgtatttaaaagtaATATGAAGTAGGCTAAAACATActgacatttatatatttatattcttATGCTTTCCCTGGTAAATTAAAGGATGAATAAGAAAGAAAGTCATTTTAGCCTGCTTTCAGTGTCTCCAGAAGGTTTACGAAATAAGTAGTAATGCAGTTAAGGACAccaagaaagaaatgtgaaaaGAAGGCATTTACAATCTATTCTATTTCATCACAAGTTGCATTCTCACAAGGAAGCATTGTTTTATCTTCTACTGCATTACATTTAAGTTGGGAACAAACTGATCTGccacatatttaaaataatcGCAGTACAGTCATGGTTACCTTCCTCTGTAGGCTGAAGGTGAGGGACTTGCTCTCGATTAAAGCAGAGCCCTCTTGTCTCATTAGCTGCTCTGCTCTAGACAGTATTAACTTGAGTCTCATATCGAAACCCACATCCAGAGCAATAGTTTCCACCTTCAGGATCTCTGAGAGCTTCTCCAGGAACTCTTCatactgcaaaaacaaatgGATGTTAATTTATTATGTGAACTGAAATCAAATGATTTGATGATCTTATCTTTGTctataattaaaactaaaagagacagaaacataaagtcttgtgtaacttttcctaAACGAGAGTGTAAAGTGATATTTCAGCCATTTAAATTTTATGGTCCGTTCACATTTTTGCTACAGACTTGAACCTCAGCATTTACAGgaacattttagcacattcctgatgctttattaaaataacatgataatgcaaaacagaaatattGAGTAATTCACCTGATCAGTATCACCCAGCCCTGTACCTGCCTGTTGTTTGTCCTGCCGTAGTCCATCTCTGAGCACATCCATGGTAAGTAGTTCGCTCTCTAGCCTGTGCAGTCGCTCTCTCAGGTCTTGAGCCTGGTTTTCGGCCAGTTCAGCCCTCTGCAGAGTGCTGTGATGAAGTGCAGTCTGTTCACTGAGCTCTGCAGACATTTGGGCCAGTCTCGTCTCCATCTCTGAAACGGTCTGTGAGGAAAGAAAAATTGTTCAAGTTATTCAGCGGTgtactggacaaaacattttggTTTAGATTTGTTCAAGAAATGTACAGTTTTTCTACAGTGCTATAAAGAAACCTCGTAAAGTAACCTAAAGTAACctcgtaactttctggaggtcacACATCAGCTGCATGACTCGATAGAAAGAACATTCTCTATGAAGATacttatactgtggaatattatatacaaagaaacacaattttaaaggagacaagcagcaggTCCCTCATCAAGGCCATGTTTGAGTCATGTGTGCTGAGatacaagcccactcacagtaaagatgcatgtttttcagtttttcagttcatatttttttatagtGTACTTTATAGGCTTGAAAattccacagtggggctttgataatgaaaataaaaacttaaatcaAGAAATATGGAAAACAAGACAGTGATGCCAGGTACATAAACATCTGCCTACAAAAAGCATAGATacctacaaatacattttactactactgttactgttactactgttagaaagtcatattattattaggcccgagcccctacagggcgtagggcctattgcttgaagcactcatcgttgcagactgtcttcacgaagttgcgcgcgaagcgcgcaacttcgtggcagcaccgcgaccttgcacagactcctgtgtcctagcaacccatgccgtaggcatgggtttgcatatttgcccattgactcgatgttgacgctgacatgcgtcaacagaagtgaatagcaggagtcgtccccccctgcacagactcctgtatcccagcaacccatgccgtaggcatgggacatacatatttgttcttgctagcatgtcagcgtcaacattgagtcaatgggcgaagcccattgactcaatgttgacgctgatgcagcgcgaagcgctaatgtccccaaacacactcctggcatcgagccctatccaagcccccatgccgcaggcatgggccatacttgttactgctaaaatgaatggaagtcaatgggaggtcaatggcggaccccgacgtcatggcgaa from Periophthalmus magnuspinnatus isolate fPerMag1 chromosome 22, fPerMag1.2.pri, whole genome shotgun sequence includes these protein-coding regions:
- the ccdc170 gene encoding coiled-coil domain-containing protein 170 codes for the protein MDPHEERDHCNERERMKMRIALLEASVKSCELDCRSSKETIHRLLSEQDQERRKTANSAAALDSLKVEYDALLSGKRSTESEKQTLLEQLEAGKKVISAAQKESQCLEKQVQELERRLHISVSETEAAQGRLCMFLNKVIKVLQRVSTNTLLSTENNMGLNTEEVCNKTVSEMETRLAQMSAELSEQTALHHSTLQRAELAENQAQDLRERLHRLESELLTMDVLRDGLRQDKQQYEEFLEKLSEILKVETIALDVGFDMRLKLILSRAEQLMRQEGSALIESKSLTFSLQRKLKSQKDQLESRSLHIQLLRKKVLELEEERRSRSALAIHREDAQAENKRLQKKVERLQSELRATRLSTTELKAQLSHTDELKLKVMEQNQTVQEQKKKLDQLEERKVKVEKKLTSVTSDLEVKDRRSKEDQQELSTLRQSLKLLSEKERELADFRTDVSQIVGLDTSVGDVSNHEVLQLLDSALNHHHHHHHLHPCDGRLWLCPAHQQRVPQNQHYPESSVDMSTARSHSLNDSGIAFK